From the Excalfactoria chinensis isolate bCotChi1 chromosome 1, bCotChi1.hap2, whole genome shotgun sequence genome, one window contains:
- the LOC140262268 gene encoding uncharacterized protein: MEGENMLFDLLEKHASRPSLTGLVWARENWHNLQAVSDRICVLQHGARTRAGKGKSFICAVLGAALKAAVEFRDQQLKAENQTIQSLQETVKTTQELVKALQNQIGNLEEQLNREKHNSVLLQTAFKEILLYKDTGDTVIHSAPQEKIYPQEELRETKESFNNETPVAPLRPLIKTEYTFDNGEDLDPQMNVKEIPFSATELAKLKKDFSRSPRESETEYVWRVSLTGGDQIMLTEKEAEGYWGPGVFLTTGNNRAPWSLTQRAAYWAGGLNPLERGDPLAINGTVDQLVESVQKAACLQMMYDRKLQPRHESPMMMPVDPERMTPLIRGLPESLKPIGIQLQGKIQAMSQGERARTVLEGAGTSGSLQSGFKVWTWGEVAQELINYERKFGPVASTSKFEPKGVRLAAATLAPRPPSPKLNRMEKVSLPVRTGRRNIAHKRNRLWTLGWQKGIPRDLMNGLSTDRLEMLVTSWPTKLETLVPSVPPHSNRRDT; the protein is encoded by the coding sequence ATGGAAGgtgaaaatatgttgtttgaTTTGCTAGAAAAGCATGCGTCTAGGCCATCGTTAACAGGGTTGGTCTGGGCACGAGAAAATTGGCATAATTTGCAGGCTGTTTCGGACCGTATTTGTGTTTTGCAACATGGGGCTCGTACCCGAGCTGGGAAAggcaaatcatttatttgtgcGGTACTCggtgctgctttaaaagcagccgtGGAGTTCCGAGACCAGCAGCTTAAGGCGGAAAACCAGACAATACAGTCGTTACAAGAAACGGTTAAAACAACACAGGAGCTTGTAAAAGCTCTGCAAAACCAAATTGGAAATCTAGAAGAACAATTGAATAGAGAAAAGCATAATTCGGTGTTGTTACAAACAGCTTTTAAGGAAATTTTATTATATAAAGATACGGGTGACACTGTTATCCATAGTGCACCACAAGAGAAAATCTATCCTCAGGAGGAattgagagaaacaaaagaaagctttaataATGAAACCCCAGTAGCCCCTCTGCGTCCTcttataaaaacagaatataccTTTGATAATGGTGAGGACCTTGATcctcaaatgaatgttaaagaaattcctttttcaGCTACTGAACTAGCTAAattgaaaaaggattttagccGGTCTCCAAGAGAATCGGAAACGGAGTATGTATGGAGAGTCAGTCTAactggtggagaccaaataatgCTAAccgaaaaggaggctgagggttaTTGGGGgccaggagtatttttaactactggCAACAACCGTGCTCCCTGGTCCCtaacacagagggctgcttACTGGGCTGGTGGTCTCAACCCTTTAGAAAGGGGAGACCCTCTTGCTATTAATGGGACAGTGGATCAACTGGTTGAAAGTGTCCAAAAGGCTGCCTGTCTGCAAATGATGTACGACAGGAAATTGCAGCCACGGCACGAATCTCCCATGATGATGCCTGTGGATCCTGAAAGGATGACTCCTTTAATTAGGGGGCTTCCAGAATCGCTGAAACCCATAGGTATACAGTTACAAGGTAAAATACAAGCCATGTCCCAGGGAGAGAGAGCTCGAACTGTTTTAGAAGGAGCTGGTACTTCAGGCTCTTTACAGTCTGGTTTTAAGGTatggacatggggggaggtTGCCCAAGAGTTGATTAATTATGAAAGGAAATTTGGGCCCGTGGCTTCTACCAGTAAATTTGAGCCAAAGGGAGTAAGGCTTGCAGCAGCCACCCTTGCTCCTAGGCCACCTAGCCCGAAACTTAATAGAATGGAAAAGGTTTCATTGCCAGTAAGAACAGGTAGGCGAAACATTGCTCACAAACGTAATAGACTGTGGACCCTGGGCTGGCAAAAGGGTATTCCTCGAGATCTAATGAATGGACTATCAACAGATAGGCTCGAGATGCTGGTGACCAGTTGGCCGACTAAACTTGAGACCCTAGTTCCTAGTGTCCCCCCCCACAGTAACAGAAGAGATACCTGA